The nucleotide sequence ACGTTCCTCATTCAAACTTTCTCAACTCCTCCATACTCCTTACTTGAACAACTTTAGCCTCTTCCGGAGCCCCATTTAACTTGATGAATATCTTGCCGTTTACAGTCCACGTTTGTtgtattttcttcagttttttaagGAATCTCGCTTGTTTGGCTATTTCCGCATTTTCCTTGGTCAGATGTTCATTTACATAAACATCGGTTCCTTTCAATTTCCTCCCCTCTTTCAACAGTGCCGCcttgtgttttctgttgcaAAAACGTATCAGGATGGCTTGCCTATCACCGGCATTTCTCTTCGTGATTGGAAAACAAGCCTCGATACTCCCATTGTCCATCTCAATTCCTTTAGATTGGAAAAAGGAAGTAACTTGTTGCTCCGTGGACGCTTGCATCTCCATATTCGTTTCTCCTTCGTCTGCAGTGACAGCGCGAGCATACGAACAAGGTTTCACCCTGAGGCCTGTAATAATTACCTCGTTTAACCTCGCGTGTTGCTCCAGCTCTGCAACCCGACTTTGTAGTCGCTCGATTTTCTTGTCCTTTTCTGCATTTTGAATACGAAGTGCCTTGATCTCCTCCACTAAGctcaaaattcctttttgctGCGTTTTGACCGAGGAAACCTCCTCGGTTAGGAATTCAATCGCTCTTCTTAGTTCCTCCATATCCTCAGACGCGTTCTTCCTTGGAGCCATCTTGCCGctgagttcagatcaggtgggccgttcctcccaaccacgcccctccaggtcccactgtcattgcccacgtgagcgttgaagtcccccagcaaaacgagggagtccccaggacgggcactctccagtactcCTTCCAAgtactccaaaaagggtgggtaatctgaactgctgtttggccgaggatcggaacgccaaggtccccgccctctactgctacccgttgcacaatgcacccgaccccttcggcccctccgacaggtggtgagcccatcggaagggggacccatgttgccTCGTCGgactgagcccggccgggctccatgggcgaAAGCCTGGCCACCAGACGCTCACCAatgtgccccacctccaggcctggctccagagtggggccccggtgacccgcgtccgggcgagggaacacaagATCCAATAATTGTACTCATAATAAGGGGctttttgggctgcgctttgtctggtccctcacctaggacctgtctgccttgggtgaccttactaggggcttaaagcccctgacagcatagctcctaggatcatcgGGACACTCAAACCTACCAGTCGATCGCGATCGACGGGTTGGCGACCACTGGTCTAGAGAAAAGGTGGTTCGATAACCTTCAGCTATCACAGCAGAACTGTTCCCTTGACTGTTGTGGCCAAAATCAAAAATATGGGGTTCAATaacttttatcatttaaaagaaattaagttTGAGGTTAGTCATGTTAAATTAGCAGATGCAGTATACCGATTACCAAGGCTGGGAgcaagtgaaatatttcaaaccaTCTTAGACTGTGTTATGCTATAATaacgccatgatgaataattgatctcagattgaattctgaacaatgGAAGAGATGACAAAGGAATCCCACTCCTCCTGCAAAGGATACACAGTCAGAAAGGATGGCGTCACTCTCTCTCAGCTGGAGGTCAGCTCTGACCACTCCTTacagataaaagtcacagcACATCTCTTCAGCTCTTCTCTTCTGCTACCGGCTCTCTTCTCCAAGATGCTCAGATTATGGGCCCTGCACGGGCCCATGACCGCTACACAAGCCAACAGCTGAGGGAAGGTGCCTGGACCAGCCatgcttgatccagggtctgctaatgTCGTCCGCCGGCTTCAatagaggacctgactgaatccggataaACATCACACTGGGACAGAGCTAATTTTCACTCTGACTGCTGCGCAAACCAGCCGCAAAGTACAGATAaccgaaacagctttgttcattgttgtcagctgttgcaggaaagcagacGCGAGACGGTGGATGTCTCCCCCCACCAGACAAGCTGAACGATCAGACTATTGAATGGACATCAGTCCTGACCACACATGCGTGTTTCTGCTAGGCCGCAGAAACCCCAAGCATTCTCTCCACACGCTGTTAGTTAGGTCAGGCTGAAGAGCTAAGCGCTAGCCCGCCAACAACAAGcaaacaacttccctccttcaacgctccttccgtgaatggccaaactggacagaactgacacgagacaaaAGACAGGTTTGGACACGGAGttgagggtgaagtaaaaaggtttattgggaaatgtctgtAACTCATTGGACACATAatgctttagaacaaagggctaataGGTAGCTCACACTAGCCttaatgctattagccttgctaacatccggtcccggacatttcaaaaggagtttgttttaaagcacaaagcttaATCGTTCGGCTCCGCCGTCCTTCGAatgtgctatgagccttatcacCACATTTCtatcgaatattaatgttggtaaaggcaattttgataactttatgtcgtaacctcttagccaccgatttgctacagcgaccccagatGCCCGGaaggagaatcgcattaacaaactcggtcataagggtttaaattattttactgggcaaatcagtaaccagaatgttttttcttacaataatgttttaacttgtgcatggattgaaacacatgccaaatgtttttaatttcattccatgttttttttcttttaaccagatctgcagtgaacaagaattcaccgaattattctgatcaaccacttttgtcttgtttgtttttgcatgtaaatagttccttagcttattttttttaatcttcattttgcttagtagtttagttacgttttactagcctagtagagaggatttgttaatcgaaatattgtgttaattcaggtaaacagcattacatagtgatgttctctggatgttcattttagttctgttattaaattcttggacttgaaaagaagttgtcactcctttattgtatgtgtgtgcaggttttgctgttaaaagatcactagtgctcaaattcatccctttcaaccattgtcttgatatcagcttaagaggtGGTCATCatcagacaatacttaacagagggttatttaataaacattaacattaaactgtataattgcacaactgCATGCTTGAAAGCAATATTTAAAAAGCACAGCTATTAGCCAAGCGTTTCAGAGGGAACACCAGAGTCCAGCAACACTGCTTAGAACAATTGACAGAACAGTTCTCCAGCTCTAAGACATCACATATTATTTCCAGCTGTGTATTCTctacattttccttttaatttaatgggggtggagaagaaagaaacaaactagtcaagacatttgttttttttttgttttttttttttttggggggggggtaatttgaataaaaacccaaaaacaaagtcagatttaatttatttaacaaaagctAATGTTTCAGAAGTTGTTGTAGTACAGGATTACTCAAGTCTGGAACCATAAACCTCAACCTCACAGAGAGTCAGGTACTCGCTCCTCCATGGGATGACCACATTTACATAACGCCCTTCCATCCCATTACAGTCAAACTCAAGGCTACCTCCAGGAGCAGAGATTGTAGCACACCTGAAGAGGAAAGTTATATCATTATTAACATTGAATAAAGCCAGCATTATGCCTTTGAAGGGCTGTTTCATTTGTGTGTAAATGTAGAATCTCTCACTTTAGACAAGTACAAGACCCTATAGACGTTGAAGTCAAGccagtttcaaatacctgggatTGCAGTTGCCATTGTTGAAAAGGGAATCTCCGATGCGGATCTCAGCACCATCGAGTCGTTGTTGGAAAATGTCCCTGTTGACGATTTTGATGGCAGACACTTTGTGGGTGGTGCGCAGATCCAGCCTCCACCAGGGCCTGTAGTCATTTTTCGTATGTGAACAGGATGCCTGCTCCCACTTATTGTTACGATTACCATCAATGGCATTATATGGCAAGCCAGACCCATACAGGGATGACTGGGTTGCTTTGCCATCAAGTGCTAGGTTCTCACCTGCAAAAAAACAGAGCCATTAATGCCATTTGTCAAAGAATATTCCTCAAGATGTAAAGCAGTTTGGGCATTTTTTTTACGTCATCGTCACATCTGAGGTTGAGTCAGTGGCTGATGGACATTGCAATAAGCAGCTGAGAATTTACAGGCATCTTGGCAATGCTGAGGCAGCTCTTCAGGTATTGCAACTGTCAGCACTGCAGCAGAGCCACCTTCTAAAGTGAGCAGCACATTTCTAAAGTTCATAATGGCAACCAAACATTTGATCAGCACCATGTACAGATGTTGCATTAAAAAACACCCTGTAGTGTTGCAGTAGCAATATTTGGGTTCTGCAGTGAGACATTTGATAGTAGTTTACTGCAAGACAAGAGCATCTCTGGGGACCGCAGAGAATGGCTCACCTAGGGGTCCAATTGAATAAATTTCAGCACAAAAGCTGCaatgcaaaggaaaaaaaaaagctctgccAAATCCTTACCAGTTGGGGCCGGGTACCCACAGACCTCCACTTCACAGAGTGATAGAATCCTGCTTGGACCAGGCAGTAAAATGGTTACATAACGTCCCTCCACACCTTCAGAGAGCTTTATAGTAAGATTGGAACCTCCTTGAATTGAAGAAACTGTAGCAACCCTAGTAGACAAGCAAGAAGAAGAATGTTATACATGTATCACACATGTCATAGTTAAACTGATGCAGATCACTCACAGAGGGTTTGAAGCACCCTCATCTTGTAATGAGTTGCCGATGTGAATTTCTGCCCCGTTGATCCGCTCTGCACAGCAGTCCTGTCTGTTTGTGATGCTGATTTGGTCGACTATGTAGGAGTCCAGCAGGTCCACCCTCCACCAGGGGTTATCTTGTGATGCGGTGTGGGTGCATGAGCCTTTTGTAAGATCAGGATCTCTGTTTCCATCAATAGCATTGTAGGCATCAACAAGCACATCCATGTCTCCTTCGTAGTGCGAAGACTGTGTCGCCTTGCCCCGTAAAGCAACGTTTCCTGGACAGAAGAGAAATTCTAAGTGAAACAGCATATTACCCCACACATTTAGATCTTAGCAGTTAAAATTCTAACCCTAAGTCTAAAGAGGTCGAACTGCAATCCTTGTGACATATGAGGTCCTGCTAGTGGAGAGGCCCTTATTTTAACTACAGCCAGGATTTACCCACTATACAAGCCAGAGGCATCTAGCTTTTTGAAACAAAACTGCCCCCTGTCCTTTAGTTTTAAGAGGATTCAGaaataggtgttttttttccaagggCAAAAGTTGTGGGCTACAAGTAGTCAGGCTGCATCACACAGGCACTAAGAATAAGGCCTGTTAAATCAATTAGTGAGAAATTATGAAGCAACACATACATTGCAGGACAATCATGGAGACAACACATGTAGCTACTCCATTTACAGCTGGCATGCCTAGTTTGGGTTTTTGCAAGAACACCCCACccaaaaaccaaaataaaaccacTGTCATAGTAAATTCCCAAAAAAGGgaatattctctctctctctctatatatatatatatatatatatatatatatatatatatcaaaaaagTGGGCTTTTAGCAATAAATTTggaagcattttaaaaatgcagaCCACCGccattacagttacagttttggGCTAACAGCTAAAAGTTATGTCACTTTAAGTCACCCCTTCCCTAAAGACAAAAACTCCatttgaattaaaatgtattttaaatctttctAATGCAAGTGGTATTTGTAAACACTAAAATATTGAGACGTAAGGCCCAACAACAGCAATGTTTGAGTAAATCATCTGATACTTACGGTGTCTGCAAGAGAAGCATGTTGGCAAGAACAGCAGTAATTGAAGGACTACAATAAACCCCATCCTTTATGCTAATGTCAGGTCTAAATACCTAAAACATCAGacaacacagggaaagaaagGGACAAAGACAATTAGTTGGTTTTACTCTCAAGGAGAGTAGGAAGGGACCGCAGTTGAAATCTCCAATTCACTCTGCCGGTCCCAGCGTTCTCCTCTcgattttattaagtttggggcGTTTCCCTAGTTACATGACTAGGGCTGTACTGAAGGGTTGGGGAACGAGATAGTTACATCCTCAGTTGTCAGcaaagatacacagctgagcAACCACATtcagtcagcacataatcttgtagctgagtcttcttgtttcaggaagCGAACAAACAGAGCGTCTCCCGTTTCTTCGCACGGACATGATTTagctatcatgtgagtaatatAATTATATCACaagcttacattactacatcataacaagCTAAATCggttaatgaagtataaacatttaACCCAACAGCTAACAACGACAGCGCAGACAGAGAGGTTTCAGATGAGCTTCCATGTTGAACAACTCATTTATCAAATGATTTAATTACTTGGTCAGTCAGTGGGTCACCTTCATTTATCAACTGACAGAGTAGATTGTACTGTTTAACTGAGTTCCTGCTCAAGTCCACCTGTTCACAATTGgataaaaatgttgatttaaataaaataaaaagggatgTCTTAAATAATGCAGGATTTGATAATGGTTGTTCATACTTGTGTTTTGTCTCGTTTGGACTAGTGTAATAGTCTTTTTActtccgtccatccatccattttctaacacgtctatcccttgtgtaGTCAACTGAAGACATTTGTattaaaaaaggcttttaaatagGATGTGCATGAGATTGTAGTGTGCTTGTGCTTTATGTTGTCTTTATTCTGAAACACTTTGTGATTGTAatgtctgtgaaaggtgctatacaaatacattttacttactGCCTCATCTGTAAGCTTTGATATCTTCTTTTGTTATCTTCTTTCAatatattgtcatttattcatCATGTGGCCCCCAAGTTCTGGTCTGCACTTTGATCCAGCTACAAACCCAAACATTATGGCAATTCTAACTGAAAGTTGAAGTACTTTGTGGATAAATTCTTGTATGTTGGACAGATGTTATATGTGTTTGTTGTGTATTATGTTTGAAGAGTTTCCTGTCTGAAAATGGCAGTATGATAACTCACttctttttctattgttttttataACCACAACCAACCTagcaaatattaataaaatagcaATTGACAGAGAATGAGAGCTGTTTGGCTTTTAAGGCTTGATATTCATTGATGTAATTTTGGACCAGGCACCATCTTTACGTTAATGATCAGCTGTTCAGGGATTGGAAGGTCACTCTGTGGCTTTATTAGCAGCACAACAGGTGAATTTAAAACATATGACACTGGTTAAAAGAGAGTAGAGCTGGACATGGTGATAAGTTAAATGTATGCACAGCTCAGCAGGATGTTTGCATGGTGTGTGGGTTTAGTCATGGCTGGGTTTCTGGGTCTGTGTTATGGGTCATaatcctttttctttcactccACCTCACTTTCTGCACCTTTTTaatttcatgtatttatttccttcctctgcttctttcctgttgGCCAGACAACCACAAGCACTTTATGTGATGttacctgggtctatgtatatCTATACTTATAGGGACATGCACTTTCCAACTTCAGCTCCCCAGGCACATCTGTGGTGAACCTaaggtttgtgacatggaatatGCATGGCACCAGAGAGGAAGAGTTGAAAAATGTTAATCTTAAatgattaaaggcagatgtctTATTACAAGAAATTCATAAATCAGCTACAACTGTAAATTATCTGAAATCACCTAAGTCTTTTCCGCCTGCTATAGCTTTTGACAAAAAGGAGaagcaattttaatccacaaaaatgtCAGTTTCACAATGTTAGACAAACTTATAGATCTTGAGGGTAGACTAGTATTAGTAAAAATATCCTGATGATGGGGTTCACCTCCCAGGTCTGGAGGCTAGATACCCCTCAGGGGTGCTGGTACCTGGACCTAGGATGTGTGAGGTGAGTGTACAGCGTTATGTTCTGTGGGTAAGAGTGTATGCATGTGGAGGCATTAGGGTgggaatgtgactgtgtacctgattt is from Fundulus heteroclitus isolate FHET01 chromosome 3, MU-UCD_Fhet_4.1, whole genome shotgun sequence and encodes:
- the LOC118562666 gene encoding fucolectin-7-like, whose amino-acid sequence is MGFIVVLQLLLFLPTCFSCRHRNVALRGKATQSSHYEGDMDVLVDAYNAIDGNRDPDLTKGSCTHTASQDNPWWRVDLLDSYIVDQISITNRQDCCAERINGAEIHIGNSLQDEGASNPLVATVSSIQGGSNLTIKLSEGVEGRYVTILLPGPSRILSLCEVEVCGYPAPTGENLALDGKATQSSLYGSGLPYNAIDGNRNNKWEQASCSHTKNDYRPWWRLDLRTTHKVSAIKIVNRDIFQQRLDGAEIRIGDSLFNNGNCNPRCATISAPGGSLEFDCNGMEGRYVNVVIPWRSEYLTLCEVEVYGSRLE